ATAGCTTTGCTCTATCGTGTTGTGTcttttgtatttgatttgttaatTATCCCAAtgcaacagtgttttttgtcttttgtcttggtAGATATTTGGAGCAACTAGGTCTAAATATGGCCTCTGTAGTCAACTATGTTTGGGACTACAATTCCCATGATGCCTCTCTTGCCATTGCCATGCCTGACACAGGTGTCTGGCATTCTACAATCAAGTGACGTGACTATTTAAACCCTCATGTTGTATTCACTTGTTCTGTATGCCTGACGAAGGTCTATGACCGAAAGCTTGCAGTAAATTTTGATTTGcacagtgtttgagtgtgtggttgctgtttttgttatccaggaccctgcgcggtaaaattgaattgggacagcacaaAATCCTTGCAAAGGATTTTTCTCCAAATACTGAATATAATCCTaataattatagttatgtaaGTTAGTATTGTTTGTCCagttacttttgagcctctgaaaatgggttgacaatgtataaaacagGCCGTAATTCCTAAACAGATAATGCCATATTTTGTTCAACcctttaaattaaagctgaaagtctgcacttcaatcacgtcttgattatgCCATTTcaaaatccactgtggtggtgtacaagggcaaaattatgaatattgtgtcactgtccaaatgcTTATAGACGTAACTGTATTTATTAGTATgtgcctttctttctcctctctttctgtttctcatgctctccctctccctctcatttattcatgcatggacacacatacacctgaAGGTGAGGGCTTCATtgcaaacatactgtatgtgactgcAAGCTTGCAGCTGCACTGTATATTTTTAATCAATCAGGCATGCAAAGACACACCCTCATATATGGGAATTTTTATTCCCATGTTTCCATGTCTATGCATGTATATTCTTTAAGAGTGGAAATCTGTGGCTattatgtttgtgcatgtcctTGAATGTTCAttgtatatgtgcgtgtgtgaatgtgcacagcCATATCTCACCAACTGATAAGCTCCCGTCCACTCTGTCTGTCACCAGTGAAAACAAAGACCATTACAGTTCAGTGACTGAAGAGCTGCTATCCCCAACcatctgggagagagagagagagagagagagagagagagagagagagagagagagagagagagagagagagagagagaggcaaagccatgaaaaaaaaacagatctatAGAGGTAGAGAGACAAAACACTTGCTCCATGGAGAAGAGTCTTTTAAACCACAAGATGGCTATGGCTATCTGCTTTCAACAATGCTGATGAAAAGAGTACACTGTACACTGTAGCCTATACTATGCATACATGAGTGAGTCATATGATGACAAAAGGTGTAagttgtttggtggtgtgtcTAATTGCGCAATCACACTTAATTTCttgacagacaaaaacatggcaATTATACAAacattgtgtattttgtttaaaTGAGCCAACAAGGTCCTTTGTTCTTTCTGTAGTCTCTAAAACACATATTGTgcaaaagtacacacacacacacgcatacaaacacacctgcCTCCAACTCATCCCTTTCTGACAGAATGGGAATTTTTATTCCCATGTTTGGGCAACCCATTCTCCCTTTCTGCCTgtaacaggcacacacactaacagacaTGAGAGAGAAATTTGTGAGTGAGGCATGTAGAATTTATCCCCTCGGAGACTCCACATGGGAACTGGCGAATAGAAATTGTTGACGGTATTCGAGGGCTGGTATTAGATTGTAATAACCTATAGCAACAGCGTTTTTCAGAATGACCAGTTGTAGGATTGGAGTGTTTggaacagaaatgtgtgtggtTGAGTGCAATTTCGATGCCGATTATTCAGTCTCCCTCCTCGGCTGCTCATGAAACAGGCAGGCTGTTACCAACGGTGAGTGTTGCCTTGAACTCTACTACACACGCAGACTCGGCTAACATGGAGAGAATTTCACAGCTCTCTGACAACAAAAACCATGCCACGGTAACAGCCGCCTATCGCCGCCAGCCGCCCTGCGCGCGCCTGATTGGCTACTTCGATTGACTGGCACGGGCATTGCTGTTTACTATTTGCCGGACTGTAATGGACGCGTGACTGCGTTCCAATGAGGCGCGCATGGGGCGGAGTTCGGCGCGTGAGGCGGAGCTCTCCTTGGTACTTAAGCGGAGCTGGTGCTGAAAGAGCAGATGTATTTCCACGCACGACAGCAGGAGCAGCCAGAAAACgagaaaagagtgagagaagaacgagagaggagagagataaaggtggggggggggagaagagggagagcgggGGACCAGGCAACCCACGGGACTCATGGACCGGAAGGATATTTAATCATTTGCTCTGGGAACGGACAGGTAGCCTCTTTTTCCAGCTTCTTTCCTATTTTGCGTCATGCGTAAAGCAACCATTATTTTCCCAAGCCACAAGGCTGCACCAttcctttttgctttttctttcctcccccaCTGCTTGGATCCTCTGGCTTTTGCGGGACTTATTTTCTTAGTCCATTCGAATTAATGATCGACTAATGGGTGTGAAGGGAGCAAGAGGCAGTGTATCATTGATTGTGGTAGTGTACTCGGTGTCCGCTCAATAACATGAGAAAGcactcacctctcctctccatatAGGTGACTGCTGAGAAGTCTGGAGTGTTTTTCTTATAGCTTTCTCTCTTATCTATTGACTCTAAAATGCAACCCAGTGTGTGCGTTTAGACTGGTATCTCGGTTTTTTAAAAGATAGAAATATTGATATGTGTTTAATAGTGTTTTTGTACGCtatcgcccccccccccccccccacatccccccccacaccccactcgcctccccctccccaccagcacacacacaccacccccaccccctccatctctgtctcactctcctctctctttctcatctctctcagACACCGCAGTCCATGCCTCTTCCTTGTCAGGTCATTGATGGGAAATCAACTGGATCGGATCACCCACCTGAACTACAGCGAGCTGCCCACGGGGGATCCGTCCGGGCTGGAAAAGGACGAGCTTCGGGTCGGCGTTGCCTACTTCTTCTctgacgaagaggaggaggtggacgaCCGCACTCCGTCCGACTGCGGCTTCACCACGGACCACAGCCCGGCTGAGGAGGGACCCTTCGTGGTCAGTGAGGTGGAATATTCCGCCTTCTGCTCCCAGGAATGTATCTTCTCCAAGCTCCGGGAGAACGAGGACCTGAATGTGTACTCGGCCAAAACTTTGATGACTATGTGCAAACCGGGGGACCTGCTGGAGCTGGTGGGCACAGCGCAAGCCCCCCATTGGGTTATCTACGAGCAGGACGACCAAGTGATTCATCTGCACAAGGGGGAGATCCGCAAGGACAGCCTGCTCGAAATCAGTAACGGCCGCCACGGGAGGATAGTTAACAACCGGTACCGGTACCGACCGCTTCCCGCTGACCTGGTGATGCAGAACGCAGCGGGACACCTGGGCCTGAGCAGCAGGGAGATATGCTGGACCAACTCGGAAAGTTTCGCAGCCTGGTGCCGCTTTGGGAAACGAGAGTTCAAAGCCGGAGGAGAGGCGcactcagcagagcagcagtaTTTCCTCAAAGTGCATCTGTCCGGCAGCGGGGTGCACACTCTGGTCTTTCGCAGCCTAGAGGACATGATCCGGGAGAGAAGGCGAGTGGACGCCAGTGGAATTCTCAAAGAGCTGTCTTTGGTTAACGGGGGTAAGGAGTGATTTGGGATTCCGTTTGATAACCTCTACTCCACCCCGCCTCTCCCCCGTACCTTCTCTCTTTGAAGCGCACAgatgcacacttgcacactcagacacacgcacgcacgcacacgcgcgcgcgcgcagaCACATATACAAGGACCTGTTGGCTTTTGGACGCTGCCTGCATGTCACAGATGGACCCTGGGCTGCGTTTGGACCGCAGGCGCTCTACTGGAATTTCCATCAAATTGCCGAGTGGTGAAAACTGAGAGAGCgaccacacaaacagacaacGCCCTTTCATCAGATCAGAATTCGTGCGGGTGGGACACGCGATTTCTACTGAGAACATTGCCCCAAGCAGCGAAATCACCTTGTACCTTTAATGACCCCACATAGCGCACACGGctcgggttttttttttttttttttttttttttttttggtttctcgGGATAATGGAATTGGGCCCTTCTCTGCATAAGGGCGCCCACTGCAGCAGACCAGACGGTGAGACGGAGAGGTGGGGAGAGATATGAGAGATGGCATCTGGGATAGCACTCGAAATGTCTCCCTTCTATTTTTTTACTGTTAGctttaacattatttaaagACTGGGACTGATCATATCACAGACCCAAACGTTAAGCCACTAGTTCATGTAGGCCTATAGACAGTCCCGGTTGACTATACGCAGTTGCCTAAACAAAGCATTTGGCTTGTTCAAGCTCCCCTTTTGCCATATCGATAAAATTGTCATCTCCAAAAGCTGTCATCCTGCTCCACAgcactggatgtgtgtgtaaattgtaTTCATATATTGATTTCGATTTGAAtctcatatttttgtatttcagttaAGTGAATTTTACCCTGATCtcttttttggttgaaataaaCGGcggttgaaatttgaaaatgatcaCTTGGTGTAGCAGGCTGTACTTAAGTTTTGCTCACAATTAAAGGTTATGctgtcacgcacacacacgcaaacacaaaaatatatggATATGAGGTTCTTGTGCTTCCCGACCTCACCTTCAGCCAATAGGCTTCATATATCTTCACAGTAGTCTATTTAGcctataaaatgtaaaatggtcATCTGCATCAAACTCATAAAAGTTTTATGAAAAATCCATGCAGGATCTGGGAGCTACATTGGCAACTGTACAGAATAAGTGGAGTTATTCATTTAGCTACACACTATTTCTACATGTGGATTTTATCATACTGCTGTTTCTAGTAAATCTACAGGCatggattttgttttctctttgataCATGTCCCTGTCTGACAGATACACCTAAAGCATCAATAGGTGTTACTGAAGTTATTATACTGGTGTATCGAGTCTACATTTCAAAGCTGCAGGTTTACCTGACAGCGTTGTGAACAAGATGTCCCCCATGTGATGCATATCATGTAGAAATGCTGTTATGACACCTGTGTTGTGTTAGCCTGCAGTTGTTTCATCCTTGGAGTGAAATGTTATTGCTCCTGTGACAGGGGGAGTCAGATGGTGCCTTCCTGCTCTCTGGCTTATGATTATTTGTCAACCTGTGATTCTCATGTCTCCCTCCCTTTGCTTGATCTAGGCTGAAAGACCAAGACAGGTGAGAGTAGATTCATAAAAGGATTGTGCCGCATTTGTTCCTAACAGATAACCCGTAACCTGCCTGGTCTGTCTGGCAATAATTATTGAATGTACACATAAAATTAAGGGGGATTAAGCCATGTCCGAGCTTACTAACTGTGTGGGAGACAAAATAAGCAGCACCAAGTATTTGTCTCTGGTGGCACCAAGTCACTGTGCAAGCGAGGTACACAATCAAGTGTACTGTAGGGGATGTTTGCTGGTATGGCTCTAAGTTCAATCAGATACATaatttgtactgtgtgtgtgtgcatgtgtgtgtgtgtttgtgcagatgtTATTGCCATCTCAGCACTCAGACTTGGTACATGTGATTTTCGACTCCCATGTCAGCCCATGCTGAGCTTGCTAATGTGTGCCATGAGAGGGATATTGACTGACTCCTAGTTTTTAGTTTAACCAAACAAGCCACGTCTTAAAAACAACAGTTTTAGACGAAAAAAATTTCCACTATTTGGGCTTTAGTTAAATATATGGTAGcatttctttcttgtttcctcaccttcctctcattttgtttgtcttcttCAACATTTCTCCACTCCTAAtttatgttgatgttttctCCTATCCTCACTTCTtccaaaatgtcttaaaaaattaCATGGTATTTCCATTCCATCACTACCTCTATAGCAGAATAACACTAATGTGAAACTATATTTCTGCACGAACAAATCTTAAATAACAAACATGATTGTCAAAAACTGTTGCAAATAGCATACACAAATAGTGTACATAATAGTTTGACTGTATATATCAAGTCAAGCCAAATTTAACTTCATTATCCATAGTAGGATATTAATTTTAGCTATATAAAATTACTTCTATGAAATGCATTTGCATtgcattaaaacagaaaaagtatAATAGctaataaaatatgcaaatgtatgttttatattGCAAAGTTTTCTGTCCAGAGGGATTCAGATGATTGTGCTTTGactgttgttttcctctccacttTCTCCTTTTTGTTACCCACTGATGACAGTTTTGTCCTGTCAGTCAGCCTTCAACAGGCTGCATGTTAAACTGAGGTAGTGATCCCAGGTGGGCTGaatgtgcaggtgtgtgcaggtgtgtgtctgtgtttatgtgtgagtgaatgacATCCCCTATGAGCTCGGAAATTCAGGGTACTAGAGCAGCTAGTGTTCTATATGCGGAAAGAAACTGAGCATGAGTtagtgcgtgtgtatgtgtgcacaggtgtgtgtttgcgcacaTGTTTGTGGATGTCCTGTAACTCATAAACCTAAGTGATGGATGTATCacagtttgtatttgtgtgtgtaggtcactgtctgtttgcctgtgtgtgttctgtgacTAATAGGTGTCAGAgaaagatttgtgtgtgtgtgtgtgtgtgtgtgtgtgtgtgtgtgtgtgtgtgtgagagagagagagagctccagGCAGACAATGTACAGAACATTATTAGcctgaggagaagctgctgcCATCTgacatgacagtgtgtgtgtgtgtgtgtgtgtgtgtgtgtgtgtgtgtgtgtgtgtgtgtgtggtgtgtgtgtatatatcagGACAGTGGTTGAGGATTGGTGGGGAGGGGAGTGAAAGTGTGAGACCTAAGAACCAAGGCTGTGAGTGTCTTTTTTTCACAAGCAGAGGATTCAATATATATCCTCCATATGTTATCTTCATGTATATTTATGAAGGTCTGTGGCTTTGTATCTtttagtgtgagtgtgaaagTAAACACTGTTACCACGGAAACTCAAGGCACTGTCACATATGCACCCGTGGctagtgtatgcatgtgtgtaaatgtgtatgtgagtgttaATGTGCTTATGCGTGAATGCAGAACCTCTACAGCTCAAATCTGGTTGTTATCCTTCACAGCTACTCATGTAAGACAAATAtacacaaatcaaatcacattctctctctctctttctctctctctctctctctctctctctctctctctctctctctcacacacacacacacacacacacacgcagacactaGAGAGTAGCTATTGTCCTTTTGTGCTGTTGCATGGATGTATTCAGTACACACTGGGGTTTGTCTTaagtgtgcaaatgtgtgcatcTGGACAAAAGCAGATCCCAGCTAGCCCGCTGCCAGCTAAATCAGTGTGCTGGTCTCAGAGGAGATGTTCTAGAGAGAGGGGAACAAGACAGAATATCCTGTCTGCACAATGCCTTTAAGAGGATCTCCCTCTAATCTAGACACTCACTTGGCCTCCCAGTAGACTTGAAcatcttgttttcttctttcttccattCTTAAGGATGGTTCTAACATTCTTTAAGAAGGGAGCTTTATTCCACAAGCCATCTGCTAAATCGCTGCTCATGTAAACAAAACCCAAAGAACATGCATTGTTAACTTGgagattctgtttttgttaaatGTTTACATCACATACAGAATTTAAATGTTCGGTGGGCACCTGCATATTGATATTTAAAACTGACTACATGCTGCAACAAGCTATACCCATAACATGACTACATGGACCTCTACACCTGCTTACCAGTGCCCTGAAaacatgtgttttgtgtaagACATGGCACAAAACAGGTTGAGCAATATGTGGGGTAAACATGAACTACTAGTCAACTGAACTTTCCTTAGTGGTTGTATAGTCATCTGGTAATAATTTTGTACTTATAGCTTTGTACTAAGATCACTGTCTGACCTGCCTAAGTGCCATACTTAAAACCAGTAAAACCGGTTTGGTTATTTCAGCTTTAATATACCACAGTTTGTTCCGATCTTGTattttgattggctgagagtTAGTCTGATGAATGCCAAGAACTCCCTTAGAAGCATGTATCACTTTGCTATGGCTACCTTCAATAACCATAACTGCCAGTAAGCTGATTCCTATCGAAGTGTAGCATCTGATACACAGAAACAATTTTTCTggggaatctttttttttttcaccagataattacacacaaaaaagattagTAACAAACTGATAATGAAACTGTGGTACAATCACAATAATACTCTAAGATcctactgtactgtactaaTCCTGATCTATGGCACTTGTACATCAGCCTCATGTCTACAACTGCAGTACACCAGTACACACATATTGCACAATATAACACTCCCTGTTACTGCTTAAAACACACATCTTGGAAGAAATCTGCATTGCAATGTTTGGTTTTTAGCTGAAGAagtacaaaatgttttgttatcACAGCCAGTTTAGAGGTTCCTGTAATTTGATAACCTGACATTTTTGCCATAATCTCATTCAACcagtagttttttgtttgtttgtttttgttaagtttGTTTACATCATATAATTCATCATGTTTACATCATATAATTCTCATCTTTCTTTTGATTGAAGAGCTCAAAGGCATCAAGCTAAGCATTTTGGTCTTGTTCTTTAGTAGGTTCAGTGATTAGCATATAATTTGGCATCACCAAAAGCTTATAAAGTTATGTATCTTGTTGAGTTCTAAAAAATCAGTAACAACAACATACTT
The genomic region above belongs to Myripristis murdjan chromosome 24, fMyrMur1.1, whole genome shotgun sequence and contains:
- the lratd1 gene encoding protein LRATD1 gives rise to the protein MGNQLDRITHLNYSELPTGDPSGLEKDELRVGVAYFFSDEEEEVDDRTPSDCGFTTDHSPAEEGPFVVSEVEYSAFCSQECIFSKLRENEDLNVYSAKTLMTMCKPGDLLELVGTAQAPHWVIYEQDDQVIHLHKGEIRKDSLLEISNGRHGRIVNNRYRYRPLPADLVMQNAAGHLGLSSREICWTNSESFAAWCRFGKREFKAGGEAHSAEQQYFLKVHLSGSGVHTLVFRSLEDMIRERRRVDASGILKELSLVNGGKE